The Helianthus annuus cultivar XRQ/B chromosome 11, HanXRQr2.0-SUNRISE, whole genome shotgun sequence region TTGGGTTCGGGTGTGACTATGTATTAGGTGATAACATGTCCGTTTATCCGAAACCACGTActcaaaaaataataatttagctTTATCTTGACTATTGTCCACCAATACTTCATTATTCACACATATTGAACATAAAAAAGCACCACAAACGTATCATTGTACTGCGGACATTCGTGACAACCGACCACTACGTGACTTCTCACAACGAAACTTATATGTAATTTTCTAAATCTTTAAATATCTTAGAACATCTCTAATAGATGATTTTTGCGAGTAGTTGGAGGCCATGACATCGTCCTTTATCATACATCCCCGTCGGGGCATTTTTGCCAATCTCTAATTTTCAGGTGTGTAGTTCCTTTGGACGAACGACATTAAACAACTAGATTGTGAAACCAGGTGGATTAGGTATTATACTTGGGTGTTTTTAGTTCTCCCGGATAAAAagaaaaattttgtttttgaagaaTAATCATATATCTTATTTAACTACTGATCATACATGTTTTTAAGCGTGTTTTCCGATTCGACATAAGAAAAACTCCGTTCCAAAAATGTAACCAAAAGAAACATTAGGGGGGTCTTGAACATTATTCAATTTCAAAGCAACACATCAGCTCCATCGTTTCTTGTCCCATGTCTACACCACCAAGATAACCCTTGTGTGTGTTTCCCTAAACCTTCACCCCCTCCAAAATCTTGATCCTAAAACCCTAATTCAACAAAACCCCAAACCCAATAACATGTTACTCCACTCAACAATCTCCCAATCCCCACCACATCCACAACCCATTTCCTCATCTTTCCACCATAATCCCATCAAGTTCATCACTTTCCCACCTGGGTCTGCAAAAAGATCCCACCTTTACCCCCTCATCATAACAAactgttcatcttcttcaccTGTTTCACAAGCCTACAACTATGGCACAGTGGACTATGAGAAGAAGAAGCCAGGGACAACAGTCACTTGGAAGACTATTTACAAGAGGATTTCCATGATGGGTAGCCGTGAAAAGGGGTCTAGTGGTGTGTTGAATCAGTGGGAGAATGAGGGGAATAGTGTTACTAAATGGGAGCTTTGTAGGcttgttaaagagttgaggaaGTATGGAAGGTTTAAGCTTGCTCTTGAGGTATGTGTAGTTTGAGTTTGTTGAATCTTGTTGGGAAATTGAGTATTGGTTTGGTGAGTTTTACTGTTTTAGCAGTTTAGAAGGTTGGATTGGAAGGAATTTAGTTGTTTGGATGTTGGGTTTGTTTTGTTGGATTTTTTTGGTACCTACATGTGCATGTTTGACTTTTGTAGGTCAAATGAGCATGGTTTCTGTCTTGTGAATATGTGTTGATTGAGTTTCTTGAATCTTGTTGGGGCATTAAGTATTGGGTTGGTGAGTTTTAGCAGTTTGGAAGGTTGGATTGGAAGAAAGTTAGTTGCTTGGATGTTGGTTTTGTTGGATTATTTGTAGGCAAAGGTGCATGTTTGACTCTTGTAGGTCATGTGAGTTGGTTCTGTTTGTGAATATGGTGGATATTGTTGCCCTTCATGTTACAAATTTAGGACTATATCATAGGATGTGAAGTTTTCTAGAATTATGGCCTTCTAAAATTACAAAAGATAGCTGTTTGCTTCAGTTTTGATGAACCCAATAAAACAAAAGTTGACTTTGAAATATTCTACAAggaatgttggattttaacttATTGCACACCCATTTGGCTATTTGCACACCaaaaaggtgttttttgtcctatatgtacaccctgcagtgtcgagctgtggccaaagcgcagcgttttggtccggtcaaccagacaaagactgacgggtgtctgacgggtctgttgacggGACCAAAACGCCGAGATTTGGCCGcattttggtcctgtcaaccagacaagACAGACACCCGGTCtagttgacaggaccaaaacgcggccaaagctcggcgttttggtccggtcaacagacccgtcagacacccgttagtctttgtctggttaactggaccaaaacgccgcgctttggccacaaCTCGACACTGCAGGGTATGCACATAggacaaaaaacacctttttGGGTTTGCTatctacacacttggtgtgtagatagtttgAGTCAACTTATTTTGTCCCCAAATGTCCATATTTGACTTTTATAGGTCAAATGAGTTAGTTTCTGTTTGTGAAATAGATGGATATTGTTGCCCTTCATGTTACAATTATAGAACTGTATAACAAGATGAGAAGCTTTTTCTTAAATTATGGCTTTTTAAAGTTACAAAAGATAAATTTTTGCTTTCGTTTTAATCAACCTCAGAAAATCAAAGTTGACTTTGAAATATTCCATAGGGAATGTTCTGTCAACTAGTACTCCGGTAGATTATGTTAGAAGATTAGCATCTGAACTATGTCATTATTGCAGGCTTGTAGCCTTTGATCTTATTTTCAATGAACTACGCAAGATGAGTAGCTTTGTTGTTGACAAATCATAAATCGAGTGTTGAACATCaatgtttatttttaaattttccAACATTCATGTACATTAGTGAACGTCATTGGGATTCTTGCAGGTTTATGATTGGATGAATAAAAAACCCGAAAGATTTATCTTGGCCCCGAGTGACGCTGCGATTCAACTAGATCTAATATCCAAAATAGATGGCGTTTCAGGCGCCGAAGATTACTTCAACAATCTACAAGACGATCTAATCGACAAACGCGTATATGGGGCCCTCTTAAACGCATACGTACACACTAGAAAGAAAGAAAAGGCGGAGTCTTTGCTAGTTGAAATGAAAGAAAAAGGCTACGCTAACCACGCACTTCCGTATAACGTAATGATGACTCTCTATATGAACCTTAAAGATCACGAAAACGTTGAGGCATGTGTTTCCGAAATGATGCAAAAAAATATAGAACTAGATTTATATACGTACAGTATCTGGATCACGTCTCGCGGGGCTCAAGGATCCGTTGAAAAGATGGAAGAAGTGTTTGAAAAAATGAAACTCGACGTGTCGGTTAAGCCAAACTGGACTACGTATAGTACGCTATCTACCGTTTATATCAAGCTTGGGGAGCTTGAAAAGGCCGTAGATTGTCTTAAAATGATCGAAAGTAAGATTACGGGGCGTTATCGAATTCCGTATCATTATCTTTTGAGTCATTACGGTAGCATCGGGAGGAAAGAAGAAGTTCAACGGATTTGGGACGCTTATAAAACGGTTTTCGAGTACATACCAAACATGGGCTATCACGCAGTGATCTCGGCATTTGTAAGAATGGATGAGATTGAAGAAGCGGAGAATCTTTACGATGAATGGCTTTCGGTCAAGACAACCTACGATGCGAGAATTGGTAACCGTTTATTGGGTTGGTACGTTAGAAAAGGGGATTCGGAAAAGGCGGAATCTTTTTTTAACGAAATGTTTGATACGGGAAAGGCGAACTCGAGTTCGTGGGAAATTATCGGCGAAGGTCATATTAGGCAAAAGAGCATTTCCTATGCGTTGGCTTGCTTTGAAAAAGCGCTTTCGCATGAAGAATCGCGGTTTTGGAAACCGAAACCGATTAACGTTTCGTTGTTTTTCAAGCTTTGTGAGCAAGAACGTAACGAGAAGGGCAAGGAGGCTATGTTTGAAATTTTGAGGGAAGCtggtgttcttgaagatgaaTTGTTTATGTCAAAGTTGACTATTTCTAAAGAGTCAACGGCTAAAGAAAacgaagatgatgatgacgacaGTGATACATTTCTGAACGATGATAATGAGTAAGAAAGTTTTCCGTTTGGAATCTGAAGTAGGTTTCAAATGCTTTATGCGTATTTCGTTACGTATCATAGTATCATCATTTAGCTATCTGGTCATATGATGCAATATATGATCTAATCTGTAGATTGTTGAATTGAGTTTATATTTTTggatattttattttttatttttgaggCTTTACTTTTTGCTTGAATAGTTGTACTGATTACTTGTTAACTTCTACATCCTTACTAATCATGTTGGTTATCTTGTATATAAAAATTATGGTTTGTATACATACACACCCTCCTGTATCTATATTTAAGTAGCAGATGATTGCAATGGAGAGTTCATAACCAGCCCCTGAGTACTGAGTAAGATATGAACATCTGACCTTTTGATTGCTATCTTTTATGTATGTTTGGAAATAATCTGCGTTCGTTTGTTTTCGCAGGGTTCTTGATAGTTCGCTGGCTTAGTTGGAGGGTGGTGACGGTGGTAACAACAGTTATGAGCATGTAGCTCGACCACGTGTAACGACTACCACCGTCACCTTAGGGTGTTCATCGGTTCAGTTTTCGGGTTATACGGTTTGAAAATCACATTTACCTATCGACCAGCAGGAGAGATAGACCAATAGTAAGTAAATACACAAATAAACCGGCATTGTGTGACCAACTTGTACATAGTATATGCTTAAGAACTGAGTAAAAACGTTAAGAATCAAGCCCGAATGAGCCAAGTCTTAACGAACCCAAGCTCGAGCttgaaatacaaagctcgtttaggcttgcGAGCCCAAACGAGCCaaacaaaattttaattatttatatataactagtattaagcaccctcGCATTGTGGCGGAGTAAAATCGTGCGAAAAAACATCAATGCCACACTACCGCGAGCAATCACCAACACTGAAGCTACGACGTGTTGATgtgaagaaattaaaccgaaacgcaaaagatagaaaataataactaagtcgatctaggacccgcacgttatgtcaaacctgtcaaacgggaaaaaaagaCGACgtaaaacgttgaaccacacacgcatgtTGTGTCGTGTtgactcacaaaatttagaatgaaacgtaacAATGTTGAACCATATGCACGTtgtgtcgtgttaactcgcaaaatttagaacaaagcGTAAAACCAAAAATTTACGAAAGATGAAAAGCATAGGAGTAAATTGTCATTTGGTTTGACCAaaattgtcactttagtccaaatagtttttttcttgccattttagtccttgacttttgtaatttttttggccattttcatccaacccaCTAAGTCTATTCAAAAAATTTAGTTAACTTCGGTGAATATTGGTCAAAccacatttttctttcttttttttgcAGGTGCGATGGTATGGGGATGATGTTATGCCGGTTTacagtgaagatgatggtggtggttgttggttttactatgatggcggtggtgttggttgatgatgtgggtggcggaaaagtggcaggtggtggtggaaacggtgggtggtgatggtggtggggtgggtgggtgggtgcTGACGGTGCAGACAGGTAGTGGCGATAATAGAAGGTTGTGATGGgtgggtggtgggaggtggtggtggtggtcgatgaaaatgacaaaaaatgacaaaagtcaAGGCCTAAAATGGCAGAAAcgaaaactatttggactaaaatggcaagagaaaaactatttggactaaagtggcaatttTGGTCAAATCTCAAAGACTAGAACGACAATTTACTCAAAGTATaggggactaaagttgaaagttaaaaagttaaaaagttgtgaggttaaattcgaaaagataaaaagtttgggttaaaagtaaaaaaagcaaataatttaggggttaaaagtaaaatatcatttaaaaaaaatccctAAGCATTAtgtacaatacatacatacacaaataaGTTGCTTATTTAtacttttttaaatttaaatataataacaataatgataataaaattagcgagccgagctttggctcgtttaaccGATATTGAAGCATGATAAATCCATATATCTTAGGCTCATGTCGATTTGTACTAATTTTTTGGACTCTCAATGTTATGGCTAGTTCCTAAACCGCCTTTGGTTCAGGTACAAAATAAAACCTTCTTGTTTGACGATTTCAACCCTAGGTACAGTTACTTGTGGTTCTTGTACTTCTTCCACGATATTTCCGACTGTCCCTCTCGTAAAGAATTCTTTTCCAAGGCTTTACGTTAAATAAAATCCTATTTTCACTCGTGTTGTAAAAATAATAACTCTTGGTATCTTTAATGTACTCGGCAAAAGCAAATTTTTCATCTTTAGGATCTAACTTGTTAGATAACTCAGTAGTTTTAACGTAAAAAAACACAACCCAGACCCTTAAATAAGAAAAGTTGGGTTTCTCCCtataacaaccctcaaaatattttcgacaccctaaaaataattaaaatatcccaatacgtcctaaattacaccccgtatacgaaaaaagGCCctgaatacctttatttttattaaatttaattaaaaaccaaGTTTTTAAGGCTgtggcgggccgcgaagacctacccctggtcttacgcgggccgcgagcgaagTGACATAAGGCGCAGcccggtgctgccacgtgtcATGCGATGTGTCGAGCCTAGTGtgatgacccggatcagctaggGCCTACTTACCCtacgtcgcgggccgcgtagcccttggctacatccttcgcgggccgcgagggacctgaaatcaggccctataaattgAGGGCATCAGCTGTTTAGTCGAATTCGCTCACAAAAACTCTCTCTCAAATTTCTATAGTGTAGTCACTattctcgggcataataccccttAATTAGCGAAgccctgcctcgttgtaagtattataaccccggttatgtattagatacgctgcccaattgatccagggttccgtaacggctgtcgaggttctgcccgacgtagtcgttggaatgtcgtctcggggagggtattactaatgtaaatattgggttattatactaacgcgtgtgcatttgtgtatttaatagataatcaccagaaaatccttaaggaaaaccctaagacagcaatgtgagtaatctcctttttgtaaactgattttacaaaacctcaaatattAAACATTATAATAAAcaattattgagtatttgtattctacaattatcgtcggtatgttggggttttgtatgcaaaatgtgttactacattgtgagtagtaacatgaccacaagtcgggttgacagtaccgtgggtggtaattaaagtagatggaaacaaatgtaattgcgctaccgccctcaatactgtacaatggttttacttaacttgattaaactgagatttactcacaagtatttcccactgaaaaaatatttttaaacgcgtttcaggtaacaaaatgtgaaagccaaatagaagccagctggacagaattgaaggcttggaaaagtggttataaagttacctaaaacaaagaaatgtttttattaaataaaatagggttcatccctatgaaaatgtgtgtacgtAAAACTTAGGATTTTTCCCACGTGTTtaaatattatgaaagtgtggtattttactctgataaaatatttcctaactacggtcctgatgtaatttccgctgcccaaatgataaacaccgataccactgaaaatggccgcggccgcccgttcccgggtaattAGGGGACAGGGGTTGCGACaaaatgtggtatcagagctaagccactaattcagccacagaagtgttctgctgacaccaattTATTATTCGGAATGTTAGGAAATTTTCtacggaactacgtgcatatctgtattttattgttgtgtgttatttgactatttgttagtttacagtatgagcgaccaaggattttcagacgcttaccgtcagttgtccagctcacctaggagcaaaggcacctcttcacagcctaccctctcagggtattcagctgacaatgaagatgggatattcgtgtttaaggctcagtccgAAGAGCCATTCtctcctaaaaagagaggatggttcaatAGAGGAGCAcatgaacgtaggaaaagaatgaaaaagttacaacaacaACGTGTTTTAGCAGCCGCTAAGAGAGAAACAGATGCtcatgcccaggatatgcttaataggagtCTAGCAAATTTCCATATTTTAGCAACTACAGCCGCataccctaacctggagcaactcatagcaccccaaccattacccTTGTTTCCCACACAACCAATGGAGATTGAAGCcaacccagaaaaccaaatcTAAATGCATGATTTTGACCCAGCAGAGATACCTAGagtaccagcacccaatcccttagacccaaactacgacccgtggtttgacgaccatagggattaccagcaaCATTACCCAATACCAGATGACGAACCCATGCCAAATCTAGCAGCTTACCCAAATCTAGACCCTCTAGACCTTTATTATGATAATGATTAATTTATCAGGGAAATTCTAGAAAATCcttacccttaccaagaacccatgccccagttcccaaacccagtacCAGCCCCTCCACCCCCAATGAGTacagaaaatgtgcaagaactccgaacctttgTTGAGGAGATTTTAGAAGGTAGTGAAAGGATGAGGCAGATAGGggaacgactcgtctggaagtatgacgagcgtaatatggactTTTGGATGAACCCCTACCCttagtaataatagtaataatataatagtaataataatatataatatgtgtgtatgtttgaaaaaaaaaatctagacAATAGATACTGATGCCTAATAGTATTGTAATTTCAATTTCAGTTGTATTGTAATATATATGGATGCATACTATCtaagaaagagtaagtcgcaatgttcgacgattttgatcaatatgtgTGTTATGTGATTGTTTGCATTTAATATTATTTTGTAATATTAGTAATTGGCAAATGTTTAAAACTCAGATAGACAatgaagtgaaccaggaaaaccagaacaATGAAAACCAGAATAACAACGATAACCCgaacaacaataataatggaaatcaagtggataatagtgtcatccaacacatagtggcacaagggattatagacgcaatgccatatattattcaaacggttaaggaagctgataataaaagtaatgATGGCAGTAAGCGATCTACTGAACCAtatcacagcgtaaacaatggaccaatacttcaagtgcccattccaaaaagaagaagaaccacgtcttatggttgttcttacaaggaattctggtcctacaaaccaatagaattctcgggcaatgaaggacccattgcaactctacgctggatagaaaagactgaggcagtcttgaaaataagcaagtgtgcggaagaagataagataatgtttgcttccaatctatttaagaactcagccttagaatggtggaacactatcctccagtctaggggaagtgacagggtttacaatatggaatgggaggaatttaagaatatggtggaATGAAAATTCTACCCTCCCagtgaaaaagaacagatagcaaataagttcctaaaccttagaatgactggagtggatagtaagggttatactactacattttttgaatatgctagaatagtgccaacccttgcatcaccagaaccaatattaatctcccgttacatctggggattaattgggggagattaggcatgtagtcaaggcagctagaccccaaaccatagaggaagctgtagaattagcaaataccttgactgatgaattagtgcgtacacgagaagaagaccagaggagaaacctagctcaaaggcttacctaggaattccgctacggtaattccaaccgtgggaaaaatgtaggttctacctctacacCTTACTGCAAGGCCTGCAAGAAAAATCATTCAGGAAAATGCTCCACCTACTACAATTTCTGCAAAATACCAGGACACgaggaagaagattgtaggaagaaacctaataatggaatgtgcttcaactgtggagaaaaaggtcatatcaagccaaactgtctgaaactagctccagccatgaacaaaaagactactaaaaatgttagagcattcgtgctaaccacagaagaagcaaagatgattccagacgtaattgccggtacgtttttagttaatgatgtttttgcaaaagtattatttgactctggtgcgaaccaaagttttattaatacttcattttacaaacttctcaaccaaccattaactaaacttccacaagaatgtctagtagaaacagcaaatggggAAACGATTAAGATTtccgaaatcttgcagggagcaagaatagaatttttaaatcaaaagtttattgcaagcCTTTATCCAAtaaatctggcaggatttgatgttgtattaggaatggattggttaataaccaataaagccagtattttatgtgatcaaaagtcaattcaagtaaattcaccaaaaggtgaaaaaatcacaattaaaggaaacaaaccatctagatccacggaattcatctctgtaatgaaaacAGCTAGTTA contains the following coding sequences:
- the LOC110890830 gene encoding pentatricopeptide repeat-containing protein At1g02150 produces the protein MLLHSTISQSPPHPQPISSSFHHNPIKFITFPPGSAKRSHLYPLIITNCSSSSPVSQAYNYGTVDYEKKKPGTTVTWKTIYKRISMMGSREKGSSGVLNQWENEGNSVTKWELCRLVKELRKYGRFKLALEVYDWMNKKPERFILAPSDAAIQLDLISKIDGVSGAEDYFNNLQDDLIDKRVYGALLNAYVHTRKKEKAESLLVEMKEKGYANHALPYNVMMTLYMNLKDHENVEACVSEMMQKNIELDLYTYSIWITSRGAQGSVEKMEEVFEKMKLDVSVKPNWTTYSTLSTVYIKLGELEKAVDCLKMIESKITGRYRIPYHYLLSHYGSIGRKEEVQRIWDAYKTVFEYIPNMGYHAVISAFVRMDEIEEAENLYDEWLSVKTTYDARIGNRLLGWYVRKGDSEKAESFFNEMFDTGKANSSSWEIIGEGHIRQKSISYALACFEKALSHEESRFWKPKPINVSLFFKLCEQERNEKGKEAMFEILREAGVLEDELFMSKLTISKESTAKENEDDDDDSDTFLNDDNE